One segment of Oscillospiraceae bacterium MB08-C2-2 DNA contains the following:
- a CDS encoding alpha/beta hydrolase produces MNKIKTIRRLKMIVPILVCLLLLYLIVQGVRCGFAVKHAEHRLETYGAQTASLSYGNMTYIDSFAFDDTGKSDVILSVHGIFGGYDQAFVTCKDKASTYRIIAPSRFGYLESDVLGKGTPAEQAIAYVELLDKLEIDKVYLLATSAGGTVAIRFALDYPERTEGLILYCSASPLTQKPDTYLEYQGPPAFLCNNYGMFLISPFFEPIMGMEPSTIYSMLPIHRRSIGVEMDASITNPDMAKNYDQYPIEDLQAPTLILHAKDDKMSSYDNMEKAVPRFPDCTFISFETGGHLMAGHSKEINKALSDFTKRDYNRLKPF; encoded by the coding sequence TTGAACAAAATTAAGACGATTAGAAGGTTAAAAATGATAGTGCCGATATTAGTCTGCTTATTGCTGCTGTACTTAATTGTGCAGGGAGTGCGGTGCGGTTTTGCGGTTAAGCACGCAGAGCATCGGCTTGAAACTTATGGTGCTCAAACAGCTTCACTAAGCTACGGGAATATGACCTATATTGATAGTTTCGCCTTTGATGATACTGGAAAAAGTGATGTCATACTATCGGTTCATGGCATTTTTGGGGGATATGACCAAGCATTTGTCACTTGCAAAGACAAGGCTTCAACGTATAGAATTATTGCACCCTCCCGTTTTGGCTATCTGGAAAGCGATGTCTTAGGCAAGGGTACTCCAGCGGAACAAGCCATTGCTTATGTGGAGCTGCTGGATAAACTTGAGATTGATAAAGTGTATTTACTGGCGACTTCTGCCGGTGGGACTGTGGCCATTAGATTTGCATTAGATTATCCTGAACGGACAGAAGGGTTGATTTTGTACTGCTCTGCATCGCCTCTTACCCAAAAGCCCGATACATACCTTGAGTATCAAGGACCGCCGGCCTTTCTGTGTAATAATTATGGCATGTTCTTAATTAGCCCGTTCTTTGAACCGATTATGGGGATGGAGCCAAGCACAATCTACAGCATGCTGCCCATTCACAGGCGGAGTATTGGAGTGGAAATGGATGCTTCTATCACAAACCCCGATATGGCAAAAAACTATGATCAATACCCGATTGAGGATTTGCAGGCGCCTACGTTAATACTTCATGCAAAGGATGATAAAATGTCAAGCTATGATAATATGGAAAAGGCAGTCCCTCGCTTTCCTGATTGCACTTTTATATCATTTGAAACTGGTGGACATTTAATGGCAGGGCATTCAAAAGAAATAAACAAAGCGTTGTCCGACTTTACTAAAAGGGATTATAACCGTCTAAAGCCTTTTTAA
- a CDS encoding flavodoxin family protein, with amino-acid sequence MKIILHDLNQQEFTAWQLNKDADTIIISDNGTIRHCIGCFGCWIKTPGVCVLKDGYSNMGELLSQCDELIIISQCVYGSYSPFIRNVWDRSIPYLLPYFITKNAETHHKSRYQNTFLLSVHFYGDNITQEERETATALVEANGVNFYSTGNTAYFYDSLHAVQEVLK; translated from the coding sequence ATGAAGATTATTCTACATGATTTGAATCAGCAAGAATTCACGGCATGGCAGCTAAATAAGGATGCGGATACGATCATTATCTCTGACAACGGCACAATACGTCATTGCATTGGGTGCTTTGGATGCTGGATTAAGACACCGGGGGTGTGCGTATTAAAGGATGGTTACAGCAATATGGGAGAACTGCTTTCCCAGTGCGATGAATTAATCATCATCAGCCAATGCGTATATGGCAGCTACAGCCCTTTCATACGCAACGTTTGGGATCGAAGCATCCCCTATCTTCTGCCCTATTTTATAACCAAAAACGCTGAAACCCATCATAAGAGCCGCTATCAGAACACTTTCTTACTATCTGTGCATTTCTACGGCGATAATATCACCCAAGAGGAACGGGAAACAGCGACAGCCTTGGTAGAGGCAAATGGCGTGAATTTTTACAGCACGGGAAACACGGCGTATTTCTATGACAGCCTGCATGCTGTTCAGGAGGTTTTAAAATGA
- a CDS encoding TetR/AcrR family transcriptional regulator: MKMDNRPYHHGDLRNNLIEAGIDLINREGIAGFSLRKVAAKCNVSHAAPYSHFKDIDELICAMGEHVTKQFMEKLNASMVGQEHSPQSISLLGRAYISFFIEHPQYFQFLFYNSGTTIDLNNDNADNCPPFVLFRTTAYQMFQSIGLPEDEYLKTLITLWSMVHGISSLLTNKNIHYSGDWSDIFENNILFRREA; encoded by the coding sequence ATGAAAATGGACAATAGGCCTTACCATCATGGCGACCTGCGGAATAATCTTATCGAAGCTGGGATTGACTTGATTAACCGTGAGGGTATAGCAGGTTTTTCCTTACGCAAAGTTGCTGCAAAATGCAATGTCAGCCATGCAGCGCCCTATAGCCATTTCAAGGATATTGATGAATTGATTTGTGCAATGGGCGAACATGTAACCAAACAATTCATGGAAAAGTTAAATGCGTCGATGGTTGGACAGGAACACAGCCCCCAATCCATCTCGCTCCTTGGCCGGGCATACATCTCTTTTTTCATCGAGCATCCGCAATATTTTCAGTTCTTATTCTATAACTCCGGAACAACCATTGATCTGAACAACGATAATGCTGACAACTGTCCGCCCTTTGTTTTATTTCGGACGACCGCCTATCAAATGTTTCAGAGCATCGGCTTGCCGGAGGATGAGTATTTAAAGACACTAATAACATTATGGTCAATGGTACATGGCATTTCCTCGCTGCTTACCAATAAAAACATACATTATTCCGGGGACTGGAGCGATATTTTTGAGAACAACATTTTATTCAGGAGGGAAGCATAA
- a CDS encoding phage minor head protein, protein MYSKKTTGYVISTHNDGVYLYKKASDYWSHRVVKAGQVLNANEEMASLIHKNTDIASIARKGFIYYQVISNQGACEKCEGHEGAIYPVRDAQASGNLPPFHPNCKCAIQGF, encoded by the coding sequence ATGTATAGTAAGAAAACCACAGGGTATGTAATCAGCACGCACAACGATGGTGTTTATCTCTATAAAAAGGCTTCCGATTATTGGTCACACCGGGTTGTCAAGGCCGGTCAAGTACTAAATGCAAATGAAGAAATGGCGAGTCTCATTCATAAAAACACGGACATTGCATCTATTGCACGTAAAGGCTTTATTTATTATCAGGTGATCAGCAATCAAGGCGCCTGTGAGAAATGCGAAGGACATGAAGGCGCCATCTACCCGGTTAGGGATGCGCAGGCAAGCGGAAACCTTCCGCCGTTCCATCCCAACTGCAAATGTGCAATACAGGGATTTTAG
- a CDS encoding family 43 glycosylhydrolase, which translates to MKKRLLSFLLALAITTQMLAVTVSAAAVVGGSDNGDGTYRNAFIDADVPDLDIIRVGDAYYMSSTTMHMAPGVPIMKSYDLVNWETVSYCYLAMEDTANNKLQGTSHMYSNGTWASSLRYKNGTFYLVVPSQTSRKTYIFQTTDPENEPWKRYEINQQFHDCGLLMDDDGRNWLVWGNNGLYIIELNADVTGLAAGATQRQFVTASQLNDLIRDPVTGNVQNAGLREGAHIQKVNGQYYIFIITNGNSRNEVALRTSVPPANFTGTDFECKVVCQERISGEGPAQGGIVDDENGKWWGFVFRDSGPVGRAPWLMPITWEDGWPYFGQDANGKGSHTNLQRVGEKPVQGKEMKSVVASDEFNNTDPRPQYYDSPKPTRVDYVEGEYDDNGSNLNMAWQWNHNPDNRYWSMTERPGWMRLKAMLNKTASDRNLLNARNTLTQRTFGPQSGATTLLDVSNMKDGDEAGLTLFTAKYGSIGVKMEDGQKYLVTTLSNSWSSGHATNRGVESARIELEGDKIYLKAEGEFPLASLYTPQPARFYYSYDNRSWTKLGDDLNMAYSTGNHFMGYRFGLYNFAKTEEGGYADFDFFRLSDVNTGAVEPKTYSAFNPIVQTTYTADPAPLVYNDTVYLYTGQDLDRAVQANTYRMTDWKCYSSKDMVNWTDHGSVLDVTAFSWANQTQDANASQVIYNPKTEKFYYFVSVGGPGGIAVGVAVSDSPTGPFVDAIGAPLVTNADTNYATHSWDNLDPTVFIDDDGQAYLVWGNGACYWATLSEDMTSLTSEIGWYDIKDPAQFVDFTEGPWIYKRNGLYYLLYASSFPETISYSTSDSPTGPWTYRGIIMGRTGTTCSTIHPGVVDFKGESYYFYHKDGLPNQSANFLRATCVEKFKYNSDGTIPLIPMTNDGGIQILEYVNPYEKVEAETIKQAYPLLGLITEPRNPANPNNTVVEDWTVADWQTGLVLARINSGDYVQVGGVDFGDGAETFTASVSSISDAGTIELRLDSPTGKLVGTLKVPNTNGAYADLTTAVYGASDVHNLYLVFKGTGSDELFKMDYWQFSQEAANPLLKLQSMISLAQLVEETNYSSESWATFAAALQNAIAVAAMENPTDAQLNEAYNALSAGYNGLAYSNLYNLRVLLAKAVAADTTDWSNKDKAALTSAITTAQALSDENSSDSQAILAAISALESAMKGKVLDRYGIIPYGTPQLGEGVVDPLWDTVEGLYVDKHLTMASGPSSGIGKAMWDDENLYVMTTVTDPVLNNANSNDYQHDSVEIFVDEHNAKTASYGDGMGQYRVSYTNKKSFGSSTDSTGFESWTWTVDKGFVVLTKIPFKHASPGAGSEIGFDLQINDASASGSRQDVVMWFDLTGQSYADGTGWGTAQLIDKSALQTAYNENQGKEENSYTPNSWKAFKQALDTAADVLASTIATQTKIDDAKEALTAAADALKQFSVILSHPMDNQTAYSEVVDRYINRVNNYDDRRSPSYDIARQAMNYTTTGLWTSSGFKYDITDLVSEYPAGTEIELSMEVRSDAAFANMGFLYDSNTNANAGPAFTLTANQFNTITTTITLGSYNSNVYFYLYPGTPTVYVKNIVLGVASKVEPPVVDKTALKALYDANAGKQNIGYTADSWAAFQAAMTSAAQVLADNTATQNAVDAAVSKLQTAIDGLALEPGTPADKSALEALVRDASSLKESNYTAETWKVFKAALDDANVVMEKKDATQADVDAAIAALQSAMDSLAEEPGAPVDKSALEALISDASSLEESDYTAETWKVFKAALDDANAVLEKEGATQADVNAAVAALQAAKDALKETDPGQVIEVESIRITGSLTVKRNKTVKLTAVVNPTNATVQDITWTSLTPDVADVDENGVVTSTGSTGFAIIQAEANNGVIAQFTIRVTA; encoded by the coding sequence ATGAAAAAGAGGTTGTTATCATTTTTGTTGGCGCTGGCTATTACCACTCAAATGCTTGCGGTTACAGTGAGCGCCGCCGCAGTGGTCGGCGGATCGGACAATGGAGATGGCACATACAGAAACGCCTTTATCGATGCAGATGTGCCCGATCTGGATATTATTCGTGTTGGCGATGCTTACTATATGTCCAGCACCACTATGCACATGGCTCCCGGTGTTCCGATTATGAAATCTTATGACTTGGTCAACTGGGAAACAGTAAGCTACTGTTATCTCGCAATGGAAGATACCGCTAACAACAAATTACAAGGGACAAGCCACATGTATTCCAATGGTACATGGGCCAGCAGCCTGAGGTATAAAAATGGCACGTTTTATCTTGTAGTGCCTTCTCAAACATCTAGAAAAACTTATATTTTCCAAACCACGGACCCAGAAAATGAGCCGTGGAAAAGATATGAGATTAACCAGCAGTTTCACGACTGCGGCCTGCTTATGGATGACGATGGCCGGAACTGGCTTGTCTGGGGCAACAACGGCCTCTATATTATAGAGCTTAACGCGGATGTGACCGGCCTTGCAGCGGGGGCAACCCAGCGGCAGTTTGTTACCGCTTCTCAGCTCAATGATTTGATCCGTGACCCGGTAACTGGCAATGTGCAGAATGCCGGCCTTCGGGAAGGTGCACATATACAAAAGGTTAACGGGCAGTATTACATATTTATCATCACAAACGGCAATAGCCGCAATGAAGTTGCTTTGCGAACTTCAGTGCCTCCAGCCAACTTCACAGGAACCGACTTTGAGTGCAAGGTGGTTTGCCAAGAGAGAATCTCTGGCGAAGGCCCGGCTCAAGGCGGCATTGTAGACGATGAAAATGGCAAATGGTGGGGCTTTGTATTCCGGGACAGCGGGCCTGTGGGCCGTGCCCCTTGGCTGATGCCCATTACTTGGGAAGATGGCTGGCCTTATTTTGGCCAGGATGCAAACGGTAAAGGTTCCCACACCAACTTGCAGAGAGTCGGCGAAAAGCCGGTGCAGGGCAAGGAAATGAAGAGTGTGGTTGCCTCCGATGAGTTTAATAATACTGATCCCAGACCCCAGTATTACGATTCGCCAAAACCGACTCGGGTCGACTATGTCGAAGGGGAATACGATGACAACGGCTCAAACCTGAATATGGCTTGGCAGTGGAATCATAATCCTGACAATCGTTACTGGTCTATGACAGAACGGCCTGGCTGGATGCGTTTGAAAGCGATGCTGAACAAAACAGCTTCAGACCGCAACCTGCTCAATGCCCGGAACACCTTGACCCAACGCACCTTTGGGCCACAAAGTGGTGCCACAACATTGCTTGATGTTTCCAACATGAAGGATGGGGACGAGGCGGGCCTAACACTTTTTACCGCCAAGTATGGTTCTATAGGCGTTAAAATGGAAGACGGCCAAAAATACCTTGTTACCACTCTTTCCAACAGCTGGTCAAGCGGACATGCCACCAATAGGGGTGTGGAAAGTGCCCGCATCGAGCTGGAGGGAGATAAAATATACCTCAAGGCTGAGGGCGAGTTCCCGCTGGCCAGCCTGTATACCCCACAGCCTGCCCGTTTTTATTACAGTTATGATAACAGATCCTGGACCAAGCTGGGCGATGACCTGAACATGGCCTACAGCACAGGCAACCACTTTATGGGTTACCGCTTCGGTCTTTATAATTTCGCCAAGACCGAAGAAGGCGGTTATGCAGATTTTGATTTCTTCCGCCTGAGCGATGTCAACACCGGCGCTGTGGAACCAAAGACATACTCCGCTTTTAACCCGATTGTTCAAACCACCTATACAGCTGATCCGGCTCCCTTGGTTTATAATGACACGGTATATCTCTATACCGGGCAGGATCTGGATCGGGCCGTGCAGGCAAACACCTACCGGATGACCGACTGGAAGTGTTATTCTTCTAAGGATATGGTAAACTGGACCGACCATGGCAGCGTGCTGGATGTAACAGCGTTCAGCTGGGCGAACCAGACGCAGGATGCCAACGCATCTCAGGTCATTTATAATCCCAAAACAGAAAAATTCTATTACTTTGTTTCGGTTGGAGGCCCGGGCGGCATTGCAGTGGGCGTGGCAGTTTCCGATAGCCCCACCGGCCCTTTTGTTGATGCAATCGGAGCCCCTCTTGTAACAAACGCTGATACCAACTATGCCACTCATAGCTGGGATAATTTAGACCCCACAGTCTTTATTGACGATGATGGGCAAGCTTATCTGGTTTGGGGCAACGGCGCCTGCTATTGGGCCACCCTCAGCGAGGATATGACTTCACTAACCAGCGAGATCGGCTGGTATGACATTAAAGATCCGGCTCAATTTGTGGACTTCACCGAAGGCCCATGGATTTATAAGCGCAACGGTCTTTACTATCTGCTTTATGCATCTTCTTTCCCAGAAACAATCAGCTATTCCACCAGTGACAGCCCCACCGGACCATGGACTTATAGGGGCATCATCATGGGGCGGACTGGAACTACCTGTTCCACCATTCATCCCGGAGTTGTGGATTTCAAGGGAGAATCCTATTACTTCTACCACAAGGATGGGCTGCCGAACCAAAGCGCGAACTTCCTGCGTGCCACATGTGTAGAAAAGTTTAAATACAACAGCGATGGCACTATCCCCCTTATTCCGATGACCAACGATGGCGGGATTCAGATTCTGGAATATGTTAATCCTTATGAAAAGGTTGAGGCGGAGACAATCAAACAGGCCTACCCACTCCTTGGCCTGATTACAGAACCCCGCAACCCTGCCAATCCGAACAACACCGTTGTAGAAGACTGGACTGTAGCCGACTGGCAGACCGGGCTGGTACTAGCTAGGATTAACAGCGGCGACTATGTTCAGGTAGGCGGCGTTGATTTCGGTGACGGTGCCGAAACATTCACCGCCAGTGTTTCCAGCATCTCGGATGCCGGAACCATTGAGCTGCGGCTTGATAGCCCCACTGGCAAGCTGGTGGGAACGCTGAAGGTACCCAACACAAACGGGGCATATGCCGACCTGACCACCGCAGTTTACGGCGCATCCGATGTTCATAACCTGTATTTGGTATTTAAGGGCACAGGCAGTGATGAGCTCTTTAAGATGGATTATTGGCAGTTCTCTCAAGAAGCCGCCAACCCTCTCTTAAAGCTGCAAAGTATGATTAGTCTGGCACAGCTGGTTGAAGAAACAAACTATTCCTCTGAGAGCTGGGCCACATTTGCCGCTGCGCTGCAAAACGCCATTGCTGTAGCCGCTATGGAGAATCCTACCGATGCACAGCTCAACGAGGCCTACAATGCGCTGTCTGCCGGTTATAACGGCCTTGCTTACAGCAATTTGTATAATCTGAGAGTTCTGCTGGCCAAAGCAGTAGCTGCCGATACGACCGATTGGTCCAACAAGGATAAGGCTGCTCTTACCAGCGCCATCACAACGGCACAGGCACTTTCCGACGAAAACTCCAGCGATTCTCAGGCCATTCTTGCCGCTATTTCTGCACTGGAAAGCGCCATGAAGGGCAAAGTGCTGGATCGGTACGGAATTATTCCTTATGGCACACCCCAACTGGGCGAAGGTGTGGTCGATCCCCTGTGGGATACTGTTGAAGGGCTTTATGTCGACAAGCATTTGACTATGGCCAGCGGCCCATCCAGCGGTATTGGAAAAGCCATGTGGGATGACGAAAACCTCTATGTAATGACCACAGTAACCGACCCCGTGCTGAACAATGCCAACAGCAACGATTATCAGCATGATTCGGTGGAGATCTTTGTGGATGAACACAACGCTAAAACCGCTTCTTATGGTGACGGTATGGGTCAATACCGGGTAAGCTACACCAACAAGAAGAGCTTCGGAAGCTCCACAGACAGCACAGGCTTTGAATCGTGGACCTGGACAGTGGATAAGGGATTTGTAGTACTCACAAAGATTCCCTTCAAGCATGCTTCTCCCGGTGCAGGCAGTGAAATCGGTTTCGATTTGCAGATTAACGACGCCAGCGCCAGCGGCTCCCGCCAAGACGTTGTCATGTGGTTTGATTTAACTGGTCAATCCTATGCCGATGGCACCGGTTGGGGTACTGCCCAGTTAATCGATAAATCTGCATTGCAGACTGCCTACAATGAAAATCAGGGCAAAGAAGAGAACTCCTATACCCCCAACAGCTGGAAAGCATTTAAACAAGCGCTGGATACCGCAGCTGATGTGTTGGCAAGCACCATTGCTACACAGACTAAAATTGATGATGCCAAAGAAGCACTTACAGCTGCCGCCGATGCTTTGAAACAATTTAGTGTTATCCTGAGTCACCCCATGGATAACCAGACAGCGTATAGTGAAGTTGTGGACCGATATATTAACCGGGTCAACAATTACGATGACAGGCGCTCGCCCAGCTACGATATTGCCCGGCAGGCTATGAACTATACCACCACCGGATTGTGGACCTCCAGCGGCTTCAAGTATGATATCACCGATTTGGTTTCGGAATATCCTGCCGGCACGGAGATCGAACTGTCTATGGAAGTGAGATCAGACGCAGCCTTCGCAAATATGGGCTTCTTGTATGACAGCAATACAAATGCCAACGCAGGGCCCGCCTTTACACTAACAGCCAATCAGTTTAACACCATTACCACCACCATAACCCTTGGCTCCTACAACTCCAATGTGTATTTCTATCTGTATCCCGGCACGCCCACAGTATATGTAAAGAATATTGTACTAGGGGTGGCCTCTAAAGTAGAGCCTCCTGTTGTGGACAAAACTGCGCTTAAAGCTCTGTATGATGCAAATGCAGGCAAGCAAAACATCGGCTATACCGCCGACAGCTGGGCTGCTTTCCAGGCTGCTATGACCTCTGCCGCACAGGTGCTTGCAGATAATACTGCAACACAGAATGCAGTGGATGCCGCAGTCTCCAAGCTACAGACCGCAATCGATGGTCTTGCTTTGGAGCCTGGAACTCCAGCAGACAAGAGTGCCTTAGAAGCACTGGTCCGTGATGCATCTTCTTTGAAAGAATCCAATTACACGGCAGAAACATGGAAGGTCTTCAAGGCCGCTCTGGATGATGCCAATGTTGTGATGGAGAAGAAAGACGCAACCCAGGCCGATGTGGATGCAGCGATTGCCGCTCTGCAATCCGCCATGGACAGCCTTGCCGAGGAACCCGGAGCCCCAGTGGATAAGAGTGCCTTGGAAGCGCTGATCAGCGATGCATCTTCTTTAGAAGAATCCGACTACACGGCAGAAACATGGAAGGTCTTCAAAGCCGCTTTGGATGATGCCAATGCTGTGCTGGAGAAGGAAGGCGCAACCCAAGCCGATGTGAATGCAGCCGTTGCTGCCCTGCAAGCGGCCAAGGATGCGCTAAAAGAAACCGATCCCGGTCAAGTGATTGAGGTTGAATCCATCCGCATCACTGGCAGTTTGACTGTAAAACGCAACAAGACTGTGAAGCTGACGGCTGTTGTGAATCCGACAAATGCCACTGTTCAGGATATTACTTGGACCTCCCTCACCCCGGATGTGGCCGATGTAGATGAGAATGGGGTGGTGACTTCCACAGGCAGTACCGGATTTGCTATCATTCAGGCAGAAGCCAACAATGGAGTCATTGCACAGTTCACGATTCGTGTAACTGCGTAA
- a CDS encoding ABC transporter ATP-binding protein, with translation MKKIITGKNIVKTFGEGKEKTNALNGANIEIAKGEFIAVMGSSGSGKSTLLFTLSGMDNITSGSVKFDDIELSELNENALADIRRKKMGFVFQQPTMLKNLNLLDNIILPTLQENKKNSAAIIQKAKSLMKKTGIAELEKRDISEVSGGQLQRAGICRALMNSPEILFADEPTGALNSKSAEEIMDLLVDINKDSTAILLVTHDTKVAAKADRVLFMKDGVIVSDLLLDQFNGKDMNARIEKVVTQMAAVGI, from the coding sequence ATGAAAAAGATCATTACAGGAAAAAATATTGTAAAGACTTTCGGCGAGGGAAAAGAGAAAACCAACGCGCTTAACGGGGCAAATATAGAAATAGCAAAAGGTGAATTCATTGCTGTCATGGGGTCTTCCGGTTCGGGTAAATCCACTTTGCTGTTTACCTTAAGTGGGATGGATAACATCACCAGTGGGTCAGTCAAATTTGATGACATTGAGCTGTCTGAATTAAATGAAAACGCTCTTGCGGATATTCGCCGCAAAAAGATGGGCTTTGTGTTCCAACAGCCGACTATGCTTAAAAATTTAAATCTGTTGGATAATATTATTCTCCCCACCTTGCAAGAGAATAAAAAAAACAGTGCCGCAATAATTCAAAAGGCAAAATCCCTTATGAAGAAAACAGGGATAGCCGAACTTGAAAAAAGAGATATCTCAGAAGTATCCGGAGGGCAGCTGCAACGGGCTGGTATATGCCGCGCACTGATGAACTCACCTGAGATTCTATTTGCGGATGAACCCACAGGTGCGCTCAATTCAAAATCGGCCGAAGAAATTATGGATTTGCTTGTAGACATCAATAAAGACAGCACAGCTATTTTACTTGTAACCCATGACACAAAAGTGGCCGCTAAGGCTGACAGAGTTTTATTTATGAAAGACGGAGTAATCGTATCGGATTTGCTGCTTGATCAATTCAACGGAAAGGATATGAATGCAAGGATAGAAAAGGTGGTTACACAAATGGCCGCTGTGGGCATATAA